In one Bradyrhizobium sp. 4 genomic region, the following are encoded:
- a CDS encoding DMT family transporter, which yields MSATDETTGAATSGQNWIANQPYLLLSITALCWAGNAIVGRLAAGHIPPVTLSFLRWFFAFLLVLPFAWKHLAQDWPAIRGKLGLMVTLSITGIGAFNTLQYWALEHTQALNTLLLQSAAPLVVALWSLAILGVRLTAAQAFGVLLSMCGVLIILLHGDFTTLSNIDFNKGDLIFVVALIIFALYSVLTLKRPPMHGLSFLAFTFGCGAACLIPLEIWELSARPVMKLDGPNLLTLFYVAVFPSTLAYLCFNRGVRLIGANRAAPFFHVVPVFGSIMAMAFLGEHPQPFHFIGFALVLAGVFVASRKQAS from the coding sequence ATGTCCGCCACCGACGAGACCACCGGCGCCGCCACGTCCGGCCAGAACTGGATCGCCAACCAGCCTTACCTGCTGCTCAGCATCACCGCGCTGTGCTGGGCCGGCAATGCCATCGTCGGGCGGCTGGCCGCCGGTCACATCCCGCCGGTGACGCTGTCGTTCCTGCGCTGGTTCTTCGCCTTCCTGCTGGTGCTGCCGTTCGCCTGGAAACACCTTGCGCAGGACTGGCCCGCGATCCGCGGCAAGCTCGGCCTGATGGTCACGCTCTCGATCACCGGCATCGGCGCCTTCAACACGCTGCAATATTGGGCGCTGGAGCATACGCAGGCGCTCAACACTCTCCTGTTGCAATCCGCCGCGCCGCTGGTCGTGGCGCTGTGGTCGCTCGCCATCCTTGGCGTGCGGCTCACCGCGGCGCAGGCTTTCGGCGTGCTGCTGTCGATGTGCGGCGTGCTGATCATCCTGCTGCATGGCGACTTCACCACGCTGTCGAACATCGATTTCAACAAGGGCGATCTCATCTTCGTCGTCGCGCTGATCATCTTCGCGCTCTATTCGGTGCTGACCTTGAAGCGACCGCCGATGCACGGCCTGTCGTTCCTCGCCTTCACCTTCGGCTGCGGTGCTGCCTGTCTCATTCCGCTGGAGATCTGGGAATTGTCCGCGCGTCCCGTGATGAAGCTCGACGGGCCGAACCTCCTGACCCTGTTCTATGTCGCGGTGTTCCCCTCGACGCTCGCCTATCTCTGCTTCAACCGTGGCGTCCGCCTGATCGGCGCCAACCGCGCCGCGCCCTTCTTCCATGTCGTGCCGGTGTTCGGCTCGATCATGGCAATGGCGTTTCTGGGCGAGCACCCACAGCCGTTCCACTTCATCGGCTTCGCGCTGGTGCTGGCCGGCGTGTTCGTGGCGTCACGGAAGCAGGCGAGCTAG
- a CDS encoding adenylosuccinate synthase, with translation MANVVVVGAQWGDEGKGKIVDWLSEQADIVVRFQGGHNAGHTLVINGKTYKLALLPSGVLREQKLSVIGNGVVFDPAAFLDEVTKLRAQGVAISPENLRVAENVTLILPLHRELDAHRESANAATAIGTTRRGIGPAYEDKVGRRAIRLMDLADLDTLPHKIDRLLAHHNALRRGLGLPEFDGKEILKELTALAPQLLPYAETVWRLLDIKRREGKRMLFEGAQGALLDVDHGTYPYVTSSNTVAAQAATGSGLGPAAVGYVLGLCKAYTTRVGQGPFPTEQDNPTGRKIGERGREFGTNTGRPRRCGWFDAVLVRQAVRTCGINGLALTKLDILDGFDTIEVCTGYKLDGKEIDHFPAGEGAQARVEPIYETIEGWKEPTANARSWAQLPAQAIKYVRRIEELVGCPVALLSTSPEREDTILVQNPFEA, from the coding sequence ATGGCCAATGTTGTCGTCGTCGGCGCCCAGTGGGGCGACGAAGGAAAGGGCAAGATCGTCGACTGGTTGTCGGAGCAGGCGGACATCGTCGTCCGTTTCCAGGGCGGCCATAACGCCGGCCACACGCTGGTGATCAACGGCAAGACCTACAAGCTGGCGCTGCTGCCCTCGGGCGTGCTGCGCGAGCAGAAGCTGTCGGTGATCGGCAACGGCGTGGTGTTCGATCCCGCCGCCTTCCTCGACGAGGTCACCAAGCTGCGTGCACAGGGCGTCGCCATCAGCCCGGAAAACTTGCGGGTCGCCGAGAACGTCACCCTGATCCTGCCGCTGCATCGCGAACTCGACGCGCATCGCGAATCCGCCAATGCGGCGACCGCGATCGGCACCACTCGCCGCGGCATCGGCCCGGCCTACGAGGACAAGGTCGGCCGCCGCGCCATCCGCCTGATGGACCTTGCCGATCTCGATACGCTGCCGCACAAGATCGACCGGCTGCTGGCGCATCACAATGCATTGCGCCGCGGACTGGGCCTGCCGGAGTTCGACGGCAAGGAGATCCTGAAGGAATTGACCGCGCTGGCGCCGCAGCTCTTGCCCTATGCCGAGACGGTGTGGCGGCTGCTCGACATCAAGCGGCGCGAGGGCAAGCGCATGCTGTTCGAGGGCGCGCAAGGCGCGCTGCTCGACGTCGATCACGGCACGTACCCTTACGTCACCTCGTCCAACACGGTGGCGGCGCAGGCCGCGACCGGTTCGGGCCTCGGCCCCGCCGCGGTCGGCTATGTGCTCGGCCTCTGCAAAGCCTATACGACCCGCGTCGGCCAGGGCCCGTTCCCGACCGAGCAGGACAACCCGACCGGCCGCAAGATCGGCGAGCGCGGCCGCGAGTTCGGCACCAATACCGGGCGTCCGCGCCGCTGCGGCTGGTTCGATGCGGTTCTGGTCCGCCAGGCGGTCCGGACCTGCGGCATCAACGGTCTGGCGCTGACCAAGCTCGACATTCTCGACGGCTTCGACACGATCGAGGTCTGCACCGGCTACAAGCTCGACGGCAAGGAGATCGATCATTTCCCGGCGGGCGAGGGCGCCCAGGCCCGGGTCGAGCCGATCTACGAGACCATCGAAGGCTGGAAGGAGCCGACCGCCAATGCGCGGTCCTGGGCCCAGCTGCCGGCCCAGGCGATCAAATATGTCCGCCGGATCGAGGAATTGGTGGGGTGCCCGGTCGCACTGCTTTCCACCAGCCCCGAACGCGAGGATACTATCCTGGTACAAAATCCGTTTGAGGCTTAA
- the msrB gene encoding peptide-methionine (R)-S-oxide reductase MsrB, with translation MPDTKTKTTDDKVIKSEQQWRSELSPMQYAVLREKATERPFSGEYEQDHRAGTYTCAGCGNVLFESDAKFDSGCGWPSFTQPAVEGHIDEERDVSHGMVRTEVLCAKCSGHLGHVFPDGPGPTGLRYCINSAALKLEPK, from the coding sequence ATGCCCGACACCAAGACGAAAACCACGGACGACAAGGTCATCAAGAGCGAACAGCAATGGCGCAGCGAGTTGTCGCCGATGCAATACGCAGTGCTGCGCGAGAAGGCGACCGAGCGTCCCTTCTCCGGCGAATATGAGCAGGACCACCGCGCCGGCACCTATACCTGCGCCGGCTGCGGCAATGTGCTGTTCGAGTCCGACGCGAAGTTCGATTCCGGCTGCGGCTGGCCCAGCTTCACCCAGCCCGCCGTCGAGGGCCATATCGACGAGGAGCGGGACGTCAGCCACGGCATGGTCCGCACCGAGGTGCTGTGCGCCAAGTGCAGCGGCCATCTCGGCCATGTCTTCCCCGACGGCCCGGGGCCGACGGGCTTGCGTTACTGCATCAATTCCGCGGCGCTGAAGCTCGAACCTAAATAA
- a CDS encoding DUF3309 family protein, with amino-acid sequence MTLGTILIILVIIYLVGGLSGRVGGYGYGMGHSGMGIGGLVLVVLLVLLLLGKL; translated from the coding sequence ATGACGCTTGGGACCATCCTGATCATCCTGGTGATCATTTATCTCGTCGGCGGCCTGTCGGGCCGCGTCGGTGGCTACGGCTACGGAATGGGTCATTCCGGCATGGGGATCGGCGGCCTTGTCCTGGTGGTGCTGCTCGTGCTGCTGCTCCTTGGCAAGCTGTAA
- a CDS encoding DUF1330 domain-containing protein, translating into MAVNMLNIDGLERLDRHAAVVMLNLMRFHARSGDGDGSGWDAYLRYSAVTVPMIKARGGTLLWTGDAKTVALGPQQGNDWDFAALVYYPTVTAFIDMMTSEAYETEADPHRVNACAEHVIIAMNEAYSKFEVK; encoded by the coding sequence TTGGCGGTTAATATGTTGAACATCGACGGCCTGGAGCGGCTCGATCGGCATGCAGCGGTGGTGATGCTGAACCTGATGCGCTTCCACGCGCGCTCCGGCGACGGCGACGGTTCCGGCTGGGACGCCTATTTGCGCTACAGCGCCGTCACGGTGCCGATGATCAAGGCGCGCGGCGGCACGCTGCTCTGGACCGGCGACGCCAAGACGGTGGCGCTCGGCCCGCAACAGGGCAACGACTGGGATTTCGCGGCGCTGGTCTATTATCCCACCGTCACGGCCTTCATCGACATGATGACATCGGAGGCCTACGAGACGGAGGCTGATCCGCATCGCGTCAACGCCTGCGCCGAGCACGTCATCATTGCGATGAACGAAGCGTACAGCAAGTTTGAAGTGAAGTAG
- a CDS encoding ATP-dependent RecD-like DNA helicase, translated as MATFTPHQDAALKAVGDWLKAKPGRNGTPPVFRLFGYAGTGKTTLARHIADGVDGEVKFAAFTGKAALVMRNKGCDEASTIHSLIYRTRESGEEQPSFELWDDAPASKAKLIVIDECSMVDVELGRDLMSFDCPLLVLGDPAQLPPIQGGGFFTNTEPDAMLTEVHRQAQDDPIVRMSMDVREGRELNIGRYGESEVVSRKELDPDRVMAADQVLVGRNNTRRAYNMRVRQRQNIEDVFPVAGDKLVCLRNNRKKGLFNGGLWRVKSRNTSRSKSRILSMRLSPDEDLGHKVTKVSVRADCFEGGVEAIAWEQRKPYDEFDYGYVLTVHKSQGSQWDDVVLFDESFAFQESRARWLYTGITRAAKRLSIVV; from the coding sequence ATGGCCACATTCACCCCGCATCAGGATGCCGCGCTCAAGGCCGTTGGCGATTGGCTCAAGGCCAAGCCCGGCCGCAACGGTACGCCGCCGGTGTTCCGCCTGTTCGGCTATGCCGGCACCGGCAAGACCACGCTGGCGCGGCACATCGCCGACGGCGTCGACGGCGAGGTGAAGTTCGCCGCCTTCACCGGCAAGGCGGCGCTGGTCATGCGCAACAAGGGCTGCGACGAAGCCTCCACCATCCATTCGCTGATCTACCGCACCCGCGAATCCGGCGAGGAGCAGCCGAGCTTCGAGCTGTGGGACGACGCCCCGGCGTCCAAAGCCAAGCTGATCGTGATCGACGAATGCTCGATGGTCGATGTCGAATTGGGCCGCGACCTGATGTCGTTCGACTGCCCGCTGCTGGTGCTGGGCGATCCCGCGCAGTTGCCGCCGATCCAGGGCGGCGGCTTCTTCACCAATACCGAGCCGGACGCGATGCTGACCGAGGTGCACCGCCAGGCCCAGGACGATCCGATCGTGCGGATGTCGATGGACGTCCGCGAGGGACGCGAGCTCAACATCGGGCGCTACGGCGAGAGCGAGGTGGTGTCGCGCAAGGAGCTCGATCCTGATCGCGTCATGGCCGCCGACCAGGTCCTGGTCGGACGCAACAACACGCGGCGCGCGTACAATATGCGGGTGCGTCAGCGCCAGAACATCGAGGACGTCTTCCCCGTCGCCGGCGACAAGCTCGTCTGCCTGCGCAACAATCGCAAGAAGGGCCTGTTCAACGGCGGGCTGTGGCGCGTGAAGTCGCGCAACACCTCGCGCTCGAAATCCCGCATTCTCAGCATGAGGCTGTCGCCGGACGAGGATCTCGGCCACAAGGTGACGAAGGTCTCGGTGCGTGCCGATTGCTTCGAGGGCGGCGTCGAGGCGATCGCCTGGGAGCAGCGCAAGCCCTATGACGAGTTCGACTACGGCTACGTGCTGACCGTGCACAAGTCGCAGGGCTCGCAATGGGACGACGTCGTGCTGTTCGACGAGAGCTTTGCGTTTCAGGAGAGCCGCGCGCGGTGGCTGTACACGGGCATCACGCGGGCGGCGAAGCGGCTGAGCATTGTGGTTTAG
- a CDS encoding DUF4112 domain-containing protein — translation MTMSDDDILAPRRSRSGSRPGPASSGTEGRGPIIDQDGHEIRPETLEQGFREFRFEFGKDSPFAGNPFGNLTREQRIARIEAIAKLLDVAFVLPGTNIRYGIDGLIGLIPVVGDIITTAISLWLVREARALGAPWYITARMLGNVALDGVVGIVPFAGDAFDVMFRANMRNVRLLRRWLDKQPRI, via the coding sequence ATGACCATGTCCGATGACGATATTCTTGCTCCGCGTCGCTCCCGTTCGGGAAGCCGCCCGGGTCCGGCCTCTTCGGGCACCGAGGGGCGTGGGCCGATCATCGATCAGGATGGTCACGAGATCCGGCCCGAAACGCTCGAGCAGGGCTTTCGCGAGTTTCGCTTCGAGTTCGGGAAGGACAGTCCCTTCGCCGGCAACCCGTTCGGCAATCTGACGCGCGAGCAGCGGATCGCGCGGATCGAGGCGATCGCAAAGCTGCTCGACGTCGCCTTCGTACTGCCCGGAACCAATATCCGCTATGGCATCGACGGCTTGATCGGACTGATCCCCGTCGTCGGCGACATCATCACCACCGCGATCTCGCTCTGGCTGGTGCGAGAGGCGAGGGCGCTCGGGGCGCCCTGGTACATCACCGCGCGCATGCTCGGCAATGTCGCCCTCGACGGCGTCGTCGGCATCGTGCCGTTCGCGGGCGACGCCTTTGACGTCATGTTCCGTGCCAACATGCGCAACGTGCGTCTGCTCCGCCGCTGGCTCGACAAGCAGCCGCGCATCTGA
- a CDS encoding DUF5413 family protein: protein MKRYLVFALVGPFVGGFLLLLTTTYQSGYWTQTSLAEVGKLFAVFFKSLQYSYLFGFLPSLMIGAVDDILVHIRRIGPVLRMLLVGVFAFILASLTYSSRGPDSGAVQFILYGLVGFVPAVISSWLVHRYVAEPQPAAAQT from the coding sequence ATGAAACGCTATCTCGTGTTTGCGCTGGTCGGCCCGTTCGTGGGCGGGTTCCTGCTGCTGCTGACGACGACCTATCAGTCCGGCTATTGGACCCAGACCAGTCTCGCTGAAGTCGGCAAGCTGTTCGCGGTGTTCTTCAAATCCCTGCAATACAGTTATCTGTTCGGCTTCCTGCCCTCGCTGATGATCGGTGCAGTCGACGATATCCTGGTCCACATCCGCCGGATCGGCCCGGTGCTGCGGATGCTGCTGGTCGGCGTGTTCGCCTTCATCCTGGCCTCGCTGACCTACAGCTCGCGCGGTCCGGACTCGGGCGCGGTGCAGTTCATCCTGTACGGCCTCGTCGGGTTCGTGCCGGCGGTGATTTCATCCTGGCTCGTGCATAGATATGTCGCGGAGCCGCAGCCGGCGGCAGCACAGACTTGA
- a CDS encoding nitrate reductase cytochrome c-type subunit: MMKRFGVALLAVAIAAGASSLTAQTVTSGLRGPTPLNDEGPAPPMLPNRNTSEREVRNYPEQPPVIPHAIDGYQVDLNGNKCLSCHARARIAESQAPMVSITHFMDRDGQFLASISPRRFFCTECHVPQNTANPPVSNDFTDIDTLLSRASPGGRR, from the coding sequence ATGATGAAACGATTTGGAGTAGCGCTGCTCGCGGTCGCGATCGCGGCCGGCGCGAGCTCGCTGACCGCGCAGACGGTGACGTCAGGCCTGCGCGGCCCGACGCCGCTCAACGACGAAGGTCCGGCGCCGCCGATGCTGCCGAACCGCAACACCTCCGAAAGGGAAGTGCGCAACTATCCGGAGCAGCCGCCGGTGATCCCGCATGCGATCGACGGCTATCAGGTCGATCTCAACGGCAACAAGTGCCTGTCCTGCCATGCGCGGGCGCGCATCGCGGAATCGCAGGCGCCGATGGTCTCGATCACCCACTTCATGGATCGCGACGGCCAGTTCCTGGCTTCGATCTCGCCGCGCCGCTTCTTCTGCACGGAATGCCACGTGCCGCAGAACACCGCCAATCCGCCGGTCAGCAACGACTTCACCGACATCGACACGCTGCTGTCGCGCGCAAGCCCCGGTGGCCGCCGATGA
- a CDS encoding VOC family protein — protein MSKMILINLPVRDLAASTAFYVALGGAVNPQFSGAISTSLMFTDAIGVMLLTHDQYREFTQREIGDARRHSQAMFALRLDERDAVDATLARGVAAGGRADPNPAQDLGFMYNRHIEDPDGYVWEMVWMNPSANA, from the coding sequence ATGTCCAAGATGATTCTGATCAACCTGCCTGTGCGCGACCTCGCCGCATCGACAGCATTCTACGTAGCGCTGGGTGGCGCGGTGAATCCTCAATTCTCTGGAGCAATTTCGACCTCGCTCATGTTCACGGACGCGATCGGCGTGATGCTGCTGACCCACGACCAGTATCGTGAATTCACCCAACGCGAGATCGGTGACGCGCGGCGCCACAGCCAGGCCATGTTCGCTCTGAGGCTCGACGAGCGCGATGCCGTCGATGCAACGCTGGCCCGCGGGGTGGCTGCGGGCGGTCGCGCCGATCCCAATCCGGCGCAGGATCTCGGCTTCATGTACAACCGACACATTGAAGACCCGGATGGCTATGTTTGGGAGATGGTGTGGATGAACCCGTCGGCAAACGCTTGA
- a CDS encoding TetR/AcrR family transcriptional regulator, translating into MPKRSYVSSARASAAAATRERIIAAGARLLRQDASIANFSLDVVAKAAGVTRLTVYNQFGSRRGLLEAVFDDIAHQGGLFELAEVMTMADPRAALDRVIEIFCTFWGRDPAIGGLNQAIATDPQFGEALIERNERRRELLTALLSRIVGKHAAKRAMRDTVDLIFVLTSYPTFAALSRQRSTEEVCRLLQTACHAAVDALDKGDKRERKK; encoded by the coding sequence ATGCCTAAGCGCAGTTATGTGAGCTCCGCGCGGGCTTCTGCGGCCGCGGCGACGCGCGAGCGCATCATCGCCGCCGGCGCGCGACTCCTGCGCCAGGACGCGAGCATTGCGAACTTCTCCCTTGACGTCGTCGCCAAGGCAGCCGGAGTCACGCGGTTGACCGTCTACAACCAGTTCGGATCGCGGCGGGGATTGCTGGAGGCCGTGTTCGACGACATCGCGCACCAGGGCGGACTGTTCGAACTGGCCGAGGTCATGACAATGGCGGATCCGCGCGCCGCGCTCGACCGCGTCATCGAAATCTTCTGTACCTTCTGGGGGCGCGATCCCGCCATCGGCGGGCTCAACCAGGCCATCGCGACCGATCCGCAATTCGGCGAGGCGCTGATCGAGCGTAACGAGCGCCGCCGGGAACTGCTGACCGCGCTGCTGTCGCGGATCGTCGGCAAGCACGCAGCAAAGCGCGCCATGCGGGACACCGTCGATCTGATCTTCGTGCTGACGAGTTACCCGACTTTTGCAGCGCTGAGCCGGCAGCGATCGACGGAGGAGGTCTGTCGCTTGCTGCAGACGGCGTGTCACGCGGCTGTAGACGCACTGGATAAGGGCGACAAGCGGGAGCGGAAGAAGTAA
- the msrA gene encoding peptide-methionine (S)-S-oxide reductase MsrA, whose amino-acid sequence MRRPAILSLLAATTALTLAFAAPTRAAEDAVVIPAPAVDAAPASGIQTAVIAGGCFWGVQGVFQHTAGVVNAVSGYAGGTKATADYQTVSSGRTGHAESVEIKYDPKKISYGKILQIYFSVAHDPTQLNRQGPDSGTQYRSAIFTTSDEQKKVAEAYITQLNGAKVFNKPIATKVGALEAFYPAEAYHQDYLTLHPNQPYIAYNDLPKVENLKKLFADNYIEKPTLVSASKATN is encoded by the coding sequence ATGCGCCGACCTGCCATCCTGTCCCTGCTCGCCGCAACCACCGCCCTGACGCTGGCCTTTGCCGCGCCGACCCGGGCCGCAGAGGATGCGGTCGTGATCCCCGCTCCCGCCGTTGACGCGGCGCCCGCAAGCGGGATCCAGACCGCCGTGATCGCCGGCGGCTGCTTCTGGGGCGTGCAGGGCGTGTTCCAGCACACCGCAGGCGTCGTCAACGCGGTCTCCGGCTATGCCGGCGGCACCAAGGCGACGGCCGACTACCAGACCGTCTCGAGCGGCCGGACCGGCCACGCGGAATCGGTCGAGATCAAATACGACCCGAAGAAGATCTCCTACGGCAAGATCCTGCAGATCTACTTCTCGGTGGCGCACGACCCGACCCAGCTCAACCGGCAGGGCCCCGACTCCGGCACGCAATATCGCTCGGCGATCTTCACCACCTCCGACGAGCAGAAGAAGGTGGCCGAGGCCTATATCACCCAGCTCAACGGCGCCAAGGTCTTCAATAAGCCGATCGCGACCAAGGTCGGCGCGCTGGAGGCGTTCTATCCGGCGGAGGCCTATCACCAGGATTATCTGACGCTGCACCCGAACCAGCCCTACATCGCCTACAACGACCTTCCGAAGGTCGAGAACCTGAAAAAGCTGTTCGCGGATAACTATATCGAGAAACCGACGCTGGTGAGCGCCAGCAAGGCAACCAACTGA
- a CDS encoding NapC/NirT family cytochrome c: MTTTADEPDEGMKAKHGFVARSLDFARELWQVLIRPSSVFGLGVLVLAGFMAGVIFWGGFNTALELTNTEKFCTGCHEMKDNVYAELKSTIHFANRSGVRATCPDCHVPHNWTDKIARKMQASKEVWGKIFGTIDTREKFQDHRLELAAHEWARFKSNDSLECRNCHSADSMDITKQSPRASVAHQRFLFTKEKTCIDCHKGIAHHLPDMRGVPGWQ, from the coding sequence ATGACGACGACCGCTGATGAGCCCGACGAGGGAATGAAGGCCAAACACGGCTTCGTCGCGCGAAGCTTGGACTTTGCGCGCGAGCTCTGGCAGGTGCTGATCCGGCCGAGCTCGGTGTTCGGGCTCGGCGTGCTGGTGCTGGCGGGCTTCATGGCCGGCGTGATCTTCTGGGGCGGCTTCAACACCGCGCTGGAATTGACCAACACCGAAAAATTTTGCACCGGCTGCCACGAGATGAAGGACAACGTCTATGCCGAGCTGAAGTCGACCATCCACTTCGCCAATCGCTCCGGCGTGCGCGCGACCTGTCCGGACTGCCACGTGCCGCACAACTGGACCGACAAGATCGCCCGCAAGATGCAGGCCTCCAAGGAGGTCTGGGGCAAGATCTTCGGCACGATCGACACCCGCGAGAAATTCCAGGATCACCGGCTCGAGCTGGCGGCGCATGAATGGGCGCGCTTCAAGTCCAACGATTCGCTGGAATGCCGCAACTGCCACAGCGCCGATTCCATGGACATCACCAAGCAGTCGCCGCGGGCCTCGGTCGCGCACCAGCGCTTCCTCTTCACCAAGGAAAAGACCTGCATCGACTGCCACAAGGGCATCGCTCACCATCTGCCCGACATGCGCGGCGTTCCCGGCTGGCAGTAG
- a CDS encoding caspase family protein, with translation MLRVVSLTLVAVLAILAGWSSIAAADPKPGDDLAICRDRQADAQARAQACDNLLNADRLIGKDKAVALSVRGNTLINKRDYVHAIETLSMAVDLDPDNVVTLNLRGLAYERTGQDDHAMTDYNLALQKRPTYGVPYNNRGIIQLRRGALQSALDDFNLSIKYAPKFLLGYTNRARVRTLMQDFDGAIADFAEAEKIEPGAQQITANRCITYGMMGKYDQAFADCNGLIEKQPKNVYAINNRADVNMLKGDLDAALKDYNIAIQINPNNVRAHSGRGQIYERKKDLAQARVDYRAAAYSLTKFDELDVARARAIAQERLAALTPQAPAGSTGRRVALVIGNGAYKNVHTLPNPPRDSKMIAAALRDVGFQTVISVSDLTRDKFFEALQTFAAEAEKADWAVVYYAGHGFEIGGVNYLVPVDAKLAADKDAETQAVALEQVIAAVGAARKVRLVMLDACRDNPFAPTMQRTLSLKLVDKGFSNIEPGAGFMVVYAAKHGETAMDGDGGADSPFATALAREIKMPRVEIRKLFDIVRDDVWLVTKHVQQPFSYGSPPGREDFYFVAGK, from the coding sequence ATGCTGCGCGTCGTATCCCTGACCCTCGTCGCCGTGCTCGCCATCCTGGCCGGCTGGAGCTCGATCGCGGCGGCCGATCCGAAACCCGGCGACGACCTTGCCATTTGCCGCGACCGCCAGGCGGATGCGCAGGCGAGGGCGCAAGCCTGCGACAATTTGCTCAACGCCGACCGCCTCATCGGCAAGGACAAGGCCGTCGCGCTTTCCGTGCGCGGCAATACGCTGATCAACAAGCGCGACTACGTCCATGCCATCGAGACCTTGTCCATGGCCGTCGACCTCGATCCCGACAACGTCGTCACGCTCAATTTGCGCGGCCTCGCCTATGAGCGGACGGGCCAGGACGACCATGCGATGACGGACTACAACCTCGCGCTCCAGAAGCGCCCGACCTACGGTGTCCCCTACAACAACCGCGGCATCATCCAGTTGCGCCGGGGGGCGCTGCAAAGCGCGCTCGACGATTTCAACCTGTCGATCAAATACGCGCCAAAATTCCTGCTCGGCTACACCAACCGCGCCCGCGTGCGCACGCTGATGCAGGATTTTGACGGCGCGATCGCCGATTTCGCGGAGGCAGAGAAGATCGAACCGGGCGCGCAGCAGATCACCGCCAACCGCTGCATCACCTACGGCATGATGGGCAAGTACGACCAGGCCTTCGCCGACTGCAACGGCCTGATCGAGAAGCAACCGAAGAACGTGTACGCGATCAACAATCGCGCCGACGTCAACATGCTGAAGGGCGATCTCGACGCTGCGCTGAAGGACTACAACATTGCGATCCAGATCAACCCGAACAATGTCCGGGCACATTCGGGTCGCGGCCAGATCTACGAGCGCAAGAAGGACCTCGCCCAGGCTCGTGTCGACTATCGTGCGGCGGCCTATTCGCTGACGAAGTTCGACGAGCTCGACGTCGCGCGTGCCCGCGCGATCGCGCAGGAGCGATTGGCCGCACTGACCCCGCAGGCGCCAGCCGGATCTACGGGGCGCCGTGTGGCGCTGGTGATCGGGAACGGCGCCTACAAGAACGTCCACACCTTGCCCAATCCGCCACGCGACTCGAAAATGATCGCAGCCGCGCTACGCGATGTCGGCTTTCAGACCGTGATATCCGTCAGCGACCTCACCCGCGACAAGTTCTTCGAAGCGTTGCAGACGTTTGCGGCCGAGGCAGAGAAGGCCGATTGGGCGGTGGTCTATTACGCCGGCCACGGGTTCGAGATCGGCGGCGTCAATTATCTCGTTCCCGTCGATGCCAAGCTCGCCGCCGACAAGGACGCCGAGACCCAGGCGGTTGCGCTGGAGCAGGTGATCGCGGCGGTGGGCGCTGCGCGAAAAGTGCGTCTGGTCATGCTGGATGCCTGCCGCGACAATCCGTTCGCGCCGACCATGCAGCGCACGCTGTCGCTCAAGCTGGTGGACAAGGGCTTTTCCAACATCGAGCCCGGCGCCGGCTTCATGGTGGTCTACGCCGCCAAGCACGGCGAGACCGCGATGGACGGCGACGGCGGCGCCGACAGTCCGTTCGCCACCGCGCTCGCTCGCGAAATCAAGATGCCGCGCGTCGAGATCCGAAAACTGTTCGACATCGTCCGCGACGACGTCTGGCTTGTGACCAAGCACGTGCAGCAGCCGTTTTCCTACGGCTCGCCGCCGGGCCGCGAGGATTTTTATTTCGTCGCGGGGAAGTGA